The Molothrus ater isolate BHLD 08-10-18 breed brown headed cowbird chromosome 9, BPBGC_Mater_1.1, whole genome shotgun sequence genome includes a region encoding these proteins:
- the RWDD3 gene encoding RWD domain-containing protein 3 isoform X2: protein MAEEQKKETHGISFRIQISVKEVLDTDVLLKLLFHLPVNYPSTVPDISVTSDQLTRAQCMDVREKLLEEAKKHLSEPMVHDLILWVQQHLKDVIKQSATVFNEKPTLSKVTEDGIWMLLLNLDHMRAKAKYVKTVEKWASDLRLTGRLMFMGKIILILLQGDRNSIKEYLILQKTSKVDVDSSGKKCKEKMMRVLCETELQSQHKRYNLVLLWVEK from the exons ATGGCAGAGGAGCAAAAGAAAG aAACGCATGGAATCTCATTTAGAATTCAAATCAGTGTGAAAGAAGTGCTGGATACAGATGTACTTTTAAAGCTGTTATTTCATTTACCAGTCAATTACCCATCAACTGTACCAGATATTTCTGTTACCTCAGACCAGCTTACAAGGGCCCAGTGTATGGATGTGAGAGAGAAATTACTTGAAGAAGCCAAGAAGCATCTTTCTGAGCCCATGGTACACGATCTGATCCTTTGGGTACAGCAGCATCTTAAAGATGTCATTAAACAATCAGCAACAGTTTTCAATGAAAAACCTACTTTGTCAAAAGTAACAGAAGATGGTATCTGGATGCTCCTTTTGAATTTAGATCACAtgagagcaaaagcaaaatatgtGAAAACTGTGGAAAAATGGGCTTCAGATCTAAGGCTGACTGGAAGACTGATGTTCATGGGCAAGATAATATTGATTCTTCTTCAGGGTGACAGGAACAGCATTAAG gAGTACTTGATTCTTCAGAAAACTTCTAAGGTAGATGTGGACTCAAGtggaaagaaatgcaaagagaaaatgatGAGAGTACTGTGTGAGACAGAACTACAGTCCCAGCATAAAAGGTATAATTTAGTACTGTTGTGGGTAGAAAAGTAA
- the LOC118689760 gene encoding holocytochrome c-type synthase, producing the protein MGLSASSPAATEQPPNASRQYQTASPPSECPMHQEKMSGCPMHMKTADHRTENTDDVPAHQERAYEFVACPVKSGAAQMKDDIDPSNMMPPPNQQPSPGQPFPLSTVREESSIPRAHSDKKWVYPSEQMFWNAMLRKGWRWKDDDITSEDMTNIIKIHNQNNEQAWKEILKWEALHATECPCGPSLMRFGGKAKEYSPRARIRSWMGYELPFDRHDWIVDRCGKEVRYVIDYYDGGAVDENYQFTILDVRPALDSLSAVWDRVKVAWWRWTS; encoded by the exons ATGGGTTTGTCCGCGTCTTCCCCGGctgccacagagcagccacCAAATGCATCCAGGCAATACCAGACGGCGTCTCCACCTTCAGAATGTCCCATGCATCAAGAAAAAATGAGCG GTTGTCCAATGCACATGAAGACTGCTGATCATAGAACTGAGAACACAGATGATGTTCCTGCACATCAAGAAAGAGCTTATGAGTTTGTAGCATGTCCTGTGAAGTCTGGTGCAGCTCAAATGAAAGATGACATAGATCCCAGCAATATG ATGCCTCCTCCCAATCAGCAGCCATCTCCAGGTCAACCATTTCCATTGTCAACTGTTAGAGAAGAGTCTTCCATTCCTAGAGCACATTCTGACAAGAAATGGGTCTATCCTTCAGAGCAAATGTTCTGGAATGCTATGCTAAGAAAAGG GTGGAGGTGGAAAGATGATGACATAACAAGTGAAGACATGACCAACATTATTAAGATTCATAATCAAAATAATGAGCAAGCTTGGAAGGAGATTTTGAAGTGGGAAGCTCTACATGCTAC GGAATGTCCATGTGGGCCATCACTGATGCGGTTTGGAGGCAAAGCAAAGGAGTACTCGCCAAGAGCCAGAATACGTTCATGGATGGG GTACGAGCTGCCCTTTGACAGGCACGACTGGATCGTTGACCGCTGTGGCAAGGAGGTGCGCTACGTTATCGATTACTACGACGGCGGGGCGGTGGATGAGAACTACCAGTTCACCATCCTGGACGTGCGCCCCGCGCTGGACTCGCTCTCGGCCGTCTGGGACAGAGTCAAGGTGGCCTGGTGGCGCTGGACTTCCTAA
- the RWDD3 gene encoding RWD domain-containing protein 3 isoform X1: MSELAREELSALAAIYCEPGACEVLAASETHGISFRIQISVKEVLDTDVLLKLLFHLPVNYPSTVPDISVTSDQLTRAQCMDVREKLLEEAKKHLSEPMVHDLILWVQQHLKDVIKQSATVFNEKPTLSKVTEDGIWMLLLNLDHMRAKAKYVKTVEKWASDLRLTGRLMFMGKIILILLQGDRNSIKEYLILQKTSKVDVDSSGKKCKEKMMRVLCETELQSQHKRYNLVLLWVEK; this comes from the exons ATGTCGGAGCTGGCTCGGGAGGAGCTGTCGGCGCTCGCCGCCATCTACTGCGAGCCGGGCGCCTGCGAGGTGCTGGCGGCCTCAG aAACGCATGGAATCTCATTTAGAATTCAAATCAGTGTGAAAGAAGTGCTGGATACAGATGTACTTTTAAAGCTGTTATTTCATTTACCAGTCAATTACCCATCAACTGTACCAGATATTTCTGTTACCTCAGACCAGCTTACAAGGGCCCAGTGTATGGATGTGAGAGAGAAATTACTTGAAGAAGCCAAGAAGCATCTTTCTGAGCCCATGGTACACGATCTGATCCTTTGGGTACAGCAGCATCTTAAAGATGTCATTAAACAATCAGCAACAGTTTTCAATGAAAAACCTACTTTGTCAAAAGTAACAGAAGATGGTATCTGGATGCTCCTTTTGAATTTAGATCACAtgagagcaaaagcaaaatatgtGAAAACTGTGGAAAAATGGGCTTCAGATCTAAGGCTGACTGGAAGACTGATGTTCATGGGCAAGATAATATTGATTCTTCTTCAGGGTGACAGGAACAGCATTAAG gAGTACTTGATTCTTCAGAAAACTTCTAAGGTAGATGTGGACTCAAGtggaaagaaatgcaaagagaaaatgatGAGAGTACTGTGTGAGACAGAACTACAGTCCCAGCATAAAAGGTATAATTTAGTACTGTTGTGGGTAGAAAAGTAA